A window of the Roseovarius sp. S88 genome harbors these coding sequences:
- a CDS encoding long-chain-fatty-acid--CoA ligase: protein MGWMKDETGLGKTAANFVPMTPLSHLRRAAHVFPDNDAVVYGSFRKTFAEYYERATRLASALTKMGVEPGDVVATLLPNIPAHAEAHFGVPACGAVLNTINTRLEAETIAYIFDHGEAKVVLVDPQFIPVTAQAIEMMEGPAPTIIEVADDQAGVHSIGEYPEYEDFIAGGDPDFAWVMPEDEWESLALNYTSGTTGRPKGVVYHHRGAYLLTLGTAITWPLPRHARYLTIVPLFHCNNWNHTWALPMVGGTLVCCRDITATAIYNAIADEGVTHFGAAPIVLNMIVNSKDEERRDFDHTVSVFTAGAPPPAATLRAIEPLGFDVTQVYGLTETYGHVTECMWHDKWNDQPEEERYAIKARTGILMPFMEDITAMDAETMTQVPMDGETQGEVMIRGNSVMKGYLKNPDATAEAFEGGYFHSGDLAYQHEDGYLKIADRAKDIIISGGENISSIEVEGALMKHPAVLLCAVVAMPDEKWGEVPCAFVELKDGVEATEEELIGFAREKLAGFKSPKKVVFQELPKTSTGKIQKFELRKAFK, encoded by the coding sequence ATGGGTTGGATGAAGGACGAAACAGGGCTGGGCAAAACTGCCGCCAATTTCGTACCCATGACGCCGCTGTCACATCTGAGACGCGCCGCTCATGTCTTTCCCGATAATGACGCTGTGGTCTATGGTAGTTTCCGCAAAACCTTTGCTGAATACTATGAGCGCGCAACGCGACTGGCCTCTGCTCTGACCAAAATGGGCGTTGAACCCGGCGATGTGGTGGCCACGCTCTTGCCCAATATTCCGGCCCATGCCGAGGCGCATTTTGGTGTGCCTGCTTGTGGAGCGGTTCTCAATACGATCAACACCCGGCTTGAGGCGGAAACGATTGCCTATATCTTTGACCATGGTGAGGCGAAAGTGGTTCTTGTGGACCCGCAGTTTATCCCGGTCACGGCACAGGCCATCGAGATGATGGAGGGGCCCGCGCCTACGATCATCGAAGTGGCCGATGATCAGGCTGGCGTGCATTCCATCGGGGAGTATCCCGAATACGAAGACTTCATTGCGGGCGGTGATCCCGATTTTGCGTGGGTGATGCCCGAGGACGAATGGGAGAGCCTTGCGCTGAACTACACGTCCGGCACGACCGGGCGACCAAAGGGCGTCGTCTATCATCACCGTGGTGCGTATCTACTGACCTTGGGTACGGCGATCACGTGGCCCCTTCCCCGGCATGCACGCTACCTGACCATTGTGCCGCTGTTTCATTGCAACAACTGGAACCACACATGGGCACTACCCATGGTGGGCGGCACGCTGGTCTGCTGCCGCGATATCACGGCCACGGCGATTTACAATGCCATTGCGGATGAAGGGGTAACACATTTTGGGGCCGCCCCCATCGTGCTGAACATGATCGTGAACTCCAAGGATGAAGAGCGCCGGGACTTTGACCATACCGTCAGCGTCTTTACCGCCGGTGCCCCGCCGCCTGCCGCCACGCTGCGCGCGATTGAGCCTTTGGGCTTTGACGTCACGCAAGTCTATGGGCTGACCGAGACATATGGCCATGTCACGGAATGCATGTGGCACGACAAGTGGAACGACCAACCCGAGGAAGAGCGCTATGCCATCAAGGCGCGCACCGGAATTCTGATGCCCTTCATGGAAGACATCACCGCAATGGACGCCGAAACCATGACGCAGGTGCCGATGGACGGCGAAACCCAAGGTGAAGTCATGATCCGTGGCAACTCGGTGATGAAAGGGTATCTTAAAAACCCCGACGCCACAGCCGAGGCCTTTGAAGGTGGGTATTTCCACTCTGGCGACTTGGCCTATCAGCACGAGGATGGCTATCTGAAAATCGCGGACCGTGCGAAAGACATCATTATCTCGGGTGGTGAAAACATCAGCTCCATCGAAGTCGAAGGCGCGTTGATGAAGCACCCTGCTGTGCTTCTTTGTGCGGTGGTGGCCATGCCGGATGAGAAATGGGGCGAAGTGCCCTGTGCCTTTGTTGAGCTGAAGGATGGCGTTGAGGCCACTGAGGAAGAGTTGATCGGCTTTGCGCGCGAGAAACTGGCAGGCTTTAAAAGCCCCAAGAAAGTGGTGTTTCAAGAACTGCCGAAAACCTCGACAGGCAAAATCCAGAAATTCGAGCTGCGCAAAGCGTTTAAGTAA
- a CDS encoding sulfotransferase family 2 domain-containing protein, whose product MIISPGRRYIFVHIPKTGGTSLAHALEARAKKDDILIGDTEKARRRRGRVQGFQAAGRLWKHSTLADIDGVVPDEDIAEWFCFTLVRNPWDRMVSYYHWLQNQSFEHPAVGLAKSVSFSEFLRAPHIQDAFASNHAATYMTTSRGVDCADLYIRLEHFEQDVEPLWSHLGFRLEMPHLNRSDRKSDYRSLYSEADAEQLAALCSKDIKRFDYTF is encoded by the coding sequence ATGATAATTTCACCCGGTCGCCGCTATATCTTTGTGCACATACCCAAGACGGGCGGCACGTCTCTTGCGCACGCGCTAGAGGCGCGCGCCAAAAAGGACGATATCCTTATCGGAGACACGGAAAAGGCGCGGCGCAGACGCGGCAGAGTTCAGGGTTTTCAAGCGGCGGGTCGGCTTTGGAAGCATTCAACCTTAGCGGATATCGACGGTGTGGTGCCGGATGAAGATATCGCCGAGTGGTTCTGTTTCACTCTGGTGCGCAACCCCTGGGACCGAATGGTCAGCTACTACCATTGGCTGCAGAACCAGAGCTTTGAACACCCCGCAGTGGGGCTGGCAAAGTCCGTGAGTTTTTCCGAGTTTCTGCGCGCGCCGCATATTCAGGACGCTTTCGCGAGCAATCATGCAGCGACCTACATGACCACATCCCGAGGTGTGGACTGCGCCGATCTTTACATTCGGTTGGAGCATTTTGAGCAAGATGTCGAACCACTTTGGTCGCATTTGGGGTTCCGTCTTGAGATGCCCCATCTCAATCGCTCTGACCGTAAATCGGACTACCGTAGCCTTTATTCAGAGGCCGACGCAGAACAGCTCGCAGCCTTGTGTTCCAAGGATATAAAGCGGTTCGACTATACTTTTTGA
- a CDS encoding Hint domain-containing protein: MATPVGWSPVQTIGVGDEVLTFDCGLQEVTKVDLIRLWDGKGTCPSRFWPLEIPAKALGNRATTHVLPGQNLMIESDAAEALFGDPFTLIPAGATEGLRGVKRTPPEHAYFVVLLHFSQEQVVYSQSGALLFCPAFDDTPPELVTTITTSYSALPMHEARYLAEHLGDQDSAACTYHPQGFGAAGVPA, from the coding sequence GTGGCCACACCCGTGGGTTGGAGCCCTGTGCAAACCATCGGTGTTGGTGATGAAGTCTTAACCTTTGATTGTGGCCTGCAAGAGGTGACCAAGGTGGATCTCATTCGCCTTTGGGATGGCAAGGGCACATGCCCGTCTCGCTTCTGGCCTCTGGAAATTCCGGCCAAAGCGCTTGGCAACCGTGCAACAACGCATGTGCTGCCGGGCCAAAACCTGATGATCGAAAGCGATGCGGCGGAGGCACTTTTCGGTGACCCGTTCACACTCATTCCTGCAGGCGCGACTGAGGGCCTCCGGGGGGTCAAACGTACACCACCAGAGCATGCCTATTTCGTCGTGCTTTTGCATTTCAGCCAAGAACAGGTGGTGTATTCCCAGAGCGGCGCATTGCTGTTCTGTCCTGCATTTGACGACACGCCACCAGAACTGGTGACAACCATAACCACATCTTATTCCGCTTTGCCCATGCACGAGGCGCGCTATCTCGCCGAGCATTTGGGCGACCAAGACTCCGCAGCTTGCACGTACCACCCCCAGGGATTTGGGGCTGCGGGTGTTCCGGCCTAA